From one Rhodamnia argentea isolate NSW1041297 chromosome 1, ASM2092103v1, whole genome shotgun sequence genomic stretch:
- the LOC115753640 gene encoding probable E3 ubiquitin-protein ligase LUL4, which translates to MGLSWSNPRRRSYPYPYPPPPPPPHHSYYYSADHPHHPPPAPPNGYFSAPPYPPPHHHPPYPAYPPPVPSYGGPVSYSSYSYSGPVAGRVGPHPYYANQASGWPPARPAMAAAAAAPPTAYVEQHQNAKKVRNVVNVHKDTIRVEIDEHDPDCHLVSFLFDALHDGSITILYFGKEESNCRLVPLFPEAFGPAKFQFQKGLGQKFCQPSGTGIDLGFFELDDLSKPSPGEDVFPLVISAETCVLPHSVDDHLVNPVPCASSHTQITQAVLEKNNGGPFHVKVVKQILWVDGVRYELRELYGLGSSSAESYNDNDPGKECVICMTEPKDTAILPCRHLCMCNECARALTHQSNKCPICRQPIEELIEIKISN; encoded by the exons ATGGGCCTTTCATGGAGCAACCCCAGAAGAAGAAGCTACCCATACCCAtacccgccgccgccaccgcctcctCACCACTCGTACTACTACTCCGCGGACCACCCCCACCACCCTCCTCCGGCGCCGCCGAATGGCTACTTCTCCGCCCCTCCTTACCCTCCGCCCCACCATCACCCACCTTATCCTGCGTACCCTCCTCCGGTGCCCTCCTACGGCGGTCCAGTCTCCTACAGCTCGTACAGCTACTCGGGTCCCGTGGCGGGTCGGGTCGGTCCGCACCCGTACTACGCGAACCAGGCGAGTGGGTGGCCCCCGGCTCGGCCtgcgatggcggcggcggcggcggcaccTCCGACGGCCTACGTGGAACAGCATCAGAACGCCAAGAAAGTGAGGAACGTGGTGAATGTGCACAAGGACACAATCAGGGTCGAGATCGATGAGCACGACCCGGATTGCCACTTGGTGTCTTTCCTGTTCGACGCGTTACATGACGGAAG TATTACTATCTTGTATTTTGGCAAGGAAGAGTCCAATTGCCGATTGGTTCCCCTGTTTCCTGAAGCATTCGGGCCTGCCAAATTCCAATTTCAAAAAGGACTAGGTCAAAAATTTTGTCAGCCTTCAGGGACTGGCATTGACTTAGGCTTCTTTGAATTGGATGATCTCTCAAAACCATCTCCTGGAGAGGATGTGTTTCCTCTTGTCATATCTGCTGAAACATGCGTACTGCCTCATTCAGTAGATGACCATTTAGTTAATCCAGTGCCATGCGCCTCCTCTCACACGCAAATAACTCAGGCTGTTCTGGAGAAAAATAATGGTGGTCCTTTTCATGTAAAAGTTGTGAAGCAAATTCTCTGGGTGGATGGAGTTCGTTATGAGCTACGTGAGTTATATGGGTTAGGGAGCTCTTCAGCAGAGAGTTATAATGACAATGATCCAGGGAAGGAATGTGTAATTTGCATGACTGAGCCAAAGGATACTGCCATTTTACCCTGCCGACATTTG tgTATGTGCAATGAGTGTGCCAGAGCATTGACGCATCAGTCAAATAAGTGCCCCATATGCCGTCAACCCATCGAGGAACTAATAGAGATCAAGATAAGTAACTGA